A window of Gambusia affinis linkage group LG03, SWU_Gaff_1.0, whole genome shotgun sequence contains these coding sequences:
- the rnf10 gene encoding RING finger protein 10 has protein sequence MLESSAALCQKLGPNSAHCTETNMEKNPNSSTSNKVPPRSSSTGPPPGESKPKTEGKNNGGSKRYNRKREPSFPKAENFPGPRRTNSQKSKNFDKRPPQRGGGRQYGVTGGGRREEVAETRRAEFSPAQFAGPKKISLNHLLNFTFEPRGGNDGVGDGGHSYWGRRNKWGHKNKPFNKELFLQANCQFVVTDDQDYKAHFTDPDTLVNWDCVQQVRIYSHEMPSCPICLYPPVAARITRCGHIFCWPCMLHYLSLSDKSWSKCPICYEAVHTADLKSVVAMETKQYVVGDEITMRLMRREKGALVAMPSSQWVKVEEPVRFGDASLSQYSKLLLTSPSQVLNLVTEEKGILQAQLSLEEEPEGCFIQSALCLLQEQEEALLKRQVANAETPDLCSLTLNDPPSPLEEVVTTTVSAKPVLQYSSAFDDEVAEFPEDAAAEPPGCPDAILESVLEEPPEAEPEPQLEEESPANQAESARPSAAVVHGPYYYFYQADDCQQMFLHPINVRCLLREYGSLEACPDSITATVVEIVGHTVNEEIRRRHRYLAHLPLTCEFSICELALQPPILSKETLDTFADDLEKRRRLRQKKARDEKRREKRIEMEENKKQGKYPEVHIGLENLHHFPAFGSPPHYSSPPIQPDFTLAPPSPLSTSPSSDGIRFPSLSVSSPTVGSLEDESHCMSFAQMLKDGKARADAGPRVTPKKDKLLAPPAADSDGESDGSDRVPVPSFQNSFSQAFEKALLQLDSGPPAPPQPVVEPDEKGGKKKKRKQKLLFSTSMVHTK, from the exons ATGCTAGAGAGCTCGGCCGCTCTCTGCCAGAAGCTCGGCCCGAACAGCGCTCACTGCACGGagacaaacatggagaaaaaccCCAACAGCAGCACCAGCAACAAGGTTCCGCCCCGTTCCAGCTCCACAGGCCCACCGCCTGGAGAATCTAAGCCCAAAACAG AAGGTAAAAATAATGGGGGCTCTAAGCGCTACAACCGGAAGCGGGAGCCCTCCTTTCCCAAAGCTGAAAATTTCCCCGGCCCTCGCCGCACCAATTCACAGAAAAGCAAGAATTTCGACAAGAGACCTCCCCAGAGAGGCGGAGGACGACAGTATGGAGTCACGGGCGGAGGACGCCGCGAGGAG GTAGCAGAGACCCGCCGGGCCGAGTTTAGCCCGGCTCAATTTGCTGGACCCAAAAAAATCAGCCTGAATCACCTGCTAAATTTCACCTTCGAGCCTCGCGGAGGCAACGACGGCGTCGGAGACGGCGGCCACTCCTACTGGGGCCGCAGGAACAAGTGGGGCCACAAGAACAAGCCCTTCAACAAGGAGCTTTTCCTCCAGGCCAA CTGCCAGTTTGTGGTGACTGATGACCAGGACTACAAGGCTCACTTCACTGACCCAGACACTCTGGTCAACTGGGACTGTGTACAGCAAGTG CGCATCTACAGCCATGAGATGCCGTCTTGCCCCATCTGCCTCTATCCTCCTGTGGCGGCTCGCATCACACGGTGCGGACACATCTTCTGCTGGCCGTGCATGCTCCACTACCTGTCTCTTAGCGACAAGAGCTGGTCAAAGTGCCCCATCTGCTACGAGGCCGTGCACACCGCTGACCTGAAGAG tgtggttgccatggaaaccaagCAGTATGTGGTTGGGGATGAAATCACCATGCGCCTGATGCGGAGAGAAAAGGGGGCTCTGGTGGCTATGCCAAGCTCCCAGTGGGTGAAGGTGGAGGAGCCTGTCCGCTTTGGAG atgcATCTTTGAGTCAGTATTCCAAGCTGCTGCTGACGTCCCCGTCGCAGGTCCTGAATTTGGTAACGGAGGAGAAGGGAATCCTCCAGGCTCAGCTTAGCCTGGAGGAAGAACCTGAGGGCTGCTTCATCCAGAGCGCCCTCTGTCTTTTGCAG GAACAAGAGGAAGCTCTGCTGAAGCGTCAAGTGGCTAATGCAGAAACCCCTGACCTGTGCTCACTGACTCTGAACGATCCTCCTTCCCCTCTGGAGGAGGTGGTGACCACTACTGTCAGCGCCAAG CCTGTGCTGCAGTACTCCTCAGCTTTTGACGACGAGGTGGCAGAGTTCCCAGAGGACGCGGCTGCAGAGCCGCCTGGCTGTCCCGACGCTATCCTGGAGAGCGTCCTGGAGGAGCCCCCCGAGGCCGAGCCGGAGCCCCAGCTGGAGGAAGAGAGCCCAGCCAATCAGGCGGAGTCCGCTCGCCCCTCTGCTGCTGTGGTGCACGGACCGTACTATTATTTCTACCAAG cTGACGACTGCCAGCAGATGTTCCTGCATCCCATCAACGTGCGCTGCCTTCTGCGTGAATACGGCAGCTTGGAGGCTTGTCCCGACTCCATCACCGCCACAGTGGTGGAGATAGTAGGACACACAGTCAATGAg GAGATCCGTCGTCGGCATCGCTATCTGGCTCACCTGCCGCTCACCTGCGAATTCAGCATCTGCGAGTTGGCCCTGCAGCCGCCGATCCTGTCCAAAGAAACTCTGGACACGTTTGCTG ATGACTTGGAGAAGAGAAGGCGCCTGAGGCAGAAGAAGGCGAGGGATGAAAAACGCAGGGAGAAGCGCATTGAAATGGAGGAGAACAAGAAGCAGGGGAAAT ATCCCGAGGTACACATTGGACTGGAGAACCTTCATCATTTCCCAGCATTTGGCTCCCCTCCCCACTACAGCAGCCCACCAATCCAACCCGATTTTACTTTAGCTCCTCCATCCCCCCTCAGCACCAGCCCTTCCTCTG ATGGGATTAGATTCCCGAGTCTGAGTGTGTCCTCGCCCACCGTGGGTAGCCTGGAGGACGAGTCCCACTGCATGTCCTTTGCACAG ATGCTGAAAGATGGGAAAGCCAGAGCTGATGCTGGGCCCAGGGTCACTCCAAAGAAAG ACAAGCTGCTTGCCCCGCCAGCGGCAGACAGCGACGGTGAGAGCGACGGCTCGGATCGCGTTCCCGTGCCCAGCTTTCAGAATTCCTTCAGCCAGGCTTTCGAGAAGGCCCTTCTGCAGCTGGACAGCGGCCCCCCTGCCCCGCCACAGCCTGTGGTAGAACCAG ATGAAAAGggagggaagaagaaaaagagaaagcagaaacTTCTCTTCAGCACATCCATGGTTCacacaaagtag